From one Mytilus edulis chromosome 1, xbMytEdul2.2, whole genome shotgun sequence genomic stretch:
- the LOC139525133 gene encoding uncharacterized protein codes for MSITSHSAPNYLEYEIIRQLNMISVLLIHTTILLTVTAQKNLTPFGIATQSSSLSNDSMNGKPENAVNPPISNQYSLDNCSSTRLATRDIMTAWWMFHFSLGTAYIGDITIYYRENYANRMSGFKLYVTNTSTIPPVGYTCYEDVFSLRPPYPNISQTIPCNQIGKYVIYYDVTGSEEGSLIYLPIVELCYVAIHDNLAFDSSISLNTNGTEQASLVNDGNLTSCVATHGSEIWVQVDLKAVTIVTEIHITFTVNTTQKINHTIYASNDSTIWENGAILYRNESLPSMIKVDVICRYIIYASTIRDHFSDLEVCEIGIVGCPPKNYGPLCSKMCPVYCNGPCDLVTGNCTFGCVKGWIGDQCELGPVCYKPDSVNFTTNCAPEVYEVYPTSGPVNGGTVLTIVGNYLGNVNDSISIDIGGVRCINLKVQTPYTTLTCVLVKNNATQTTGISVTVNANNYSDLNSIYFTFKEPEISKFSPKKGILSGNTTVTIMGQDIGFEGQNRYNISFCDDEICIKCSEYQKTSSSQNDYIKCKTGMSTKHRVMTRLEVVIDVLTVLTLNETFQYLPDPTFNISTEIPKALQSGGVIFTIRGNGFKNVGAITVERVVKPCDVPEDTSTECETPPRLQNQSNNQTIEVHFDGVTIQVIIEYVDDPTFENFHDVYLYDKQSSIEIKGRNILNVARLEDYHINIGLDGICFITDISMYNITCYPPKSVPRTNKTDENTVPVVVSKLY; via the exons AGAATCTTACGCCATTTGGCATTGCAACTCAAAGTTCGTCATTGTCTAATGATTCAATGAATGGCAAACCGGAAAACGCTGTTAATCCACCAATATCAAATCAGTATTCCTTGGATAATTGTTCAAGTACAAGACTCGCAACAAGAGATATTATGACAGCATGGTGGATGTTCCATTTTTCATTAGGCACAGCTTACATAGGAGATATAACAATTTACTACAGAGAAAACT ATGCTAATCGGATGAGTGGATTTAAATTATATGTGACCAACACATCAACAATTCCACCTGTCGGTTATACCTGTTATGAAGATGTCTTTTCTCTGCGACCTCCTTATCCAAATATCTCACAGACAATTCCTTGCAATCAAATTGGAAAATATGTCATTTATTACGATGTTACAGGATCTGAGGAAGGATCTCTTATCTATCTACCTATTGTTGAGTTATGTTACGTTGCAATACATG ATAACCTTGCGTTTGACAGTTCAATTTCATTAAACACAAATGGAACAGAACAAGCTAGTCTAGTAAATGATGGAAATTTAACATCGTGTGTCGCAACTCATGGATCAGAGATATGGGTGCAGGTGGACCTTAAGGCAGTAACCATTGTGACGGAAATACATATCACTTTCACTG TGAACACTACGCAAAAAATTAACCATACTATTTACGCTTCAAACGACAGTACGATATGGGAAAATGGAGCTATTCTATACAGAAATGAATCATTACCATCTATGATCAAAGTTGATGTCATTTGTAGATACATTATTTATGCATCTACAATTCGAGACCATTTTTCTGACCTTGAAGTTTGTGAAATTGGAATTGTTG GTTGTCCCCCTAAAAACTATGGTCCTTTATGTAGCAAGATGTGTCCAGTGTACTGCAATGGACCTTGTGATCTTGTAACAGGAAATTGTACATTTGGGTGTGTAAAAGGATGGATAGGTGATCAATGTGAATTGG GTCCGGTATGTTATAAACCTGACTCGGTGAATTTCACCACAAATTGTGCGCCTGAAGTCTATGAG GTGTATCCAACAAGTGGACCAGTTAATGGTGGAACAGTATTGACAATAGTTGGAAATTATCTCGGAAATGTAAATGATAGTATTTCTATTGATATCGGTGGAGTAAGATGTATCAATTTAAAAGTTCAAACACCTTATACTAC TTTGACTTGTGTTTTGGTGAAAAATAACGCAACCCAGACAACGGGTATATCTGTTACAGTAAACGCAAATAACTACAGCGATTTAAATTCCATATACTTCACCTTCAAG GAACCGGAGATATCTAAATTTTCTCCGAAGAAAGGGATCCTATCGGGGAACACGACTGTGACAATAATGGGTCAAGATATTGGTTTTGAAGGACAAAATCGGTACAATATTTCCTTTTGTGACGATGAGATTTGCATTAAATGCAG tgAATATCAAAAGACCTCTAGTTCACAAAATGACTACATCAAGTGCAAAACTGGTATGTCAACAAAACATCGAGTTATGACCCGATTGGAAGTTGTCATTGATGTTCTGACAGTCTTGACGCTAAAcgaaacatttcaatatttaccAGATCCAACATTTAACATTTCGACTGAAATACCGAAAGCTTTACAAAG TGGAGGTGTAATATTTACAATTCGTGGAAATGGATTCAAAAATGTTGGGGCGATAACAGTCGAAAGAGTg GTTAAACCATGTGATGTACCAGAGGATACTTCAACTGAATGTGAAACACCTCCAAGATTACAGAATCAGTCTAATAACCAAACAATTGAGGTTCATTTTGATGGAGTGACAATTCAAGTTATTATAGAATATGTGGACGACCCTACATTTGAAAATTTCCATGATGTGTATCTGTATGATAAGCAATCATCTATTGAAATTAAG ggtagaaatatattaaatgtgGCACGCCTTGAagattatcatataaatattGGATTGGACGGTATTTGTTTCATAACTGATATCAGTATGTATAACATCACTTGTTATCCACCTAAATCAGTTCCACGGACTAATAAAACAGATGAGAATACTGTTCCTGTCGTTGTAAGTAAATTATATTAA